From the Oryza glaberrima chromosome 5, OglaRS2, whole genome shotgun sequence genome, one window contains:
- the LOC127773625 gene encoding mitochondrial import inner membrane translocase subunit Tim9-like: MDAAAAMAAGGGEEEEDKARMEAVADKLQTRDAIRLYNWVSHRCFSDCVTTFYRRTLGKKEEDCVRSCVRKFLLLSSASAARFAHLADPSSAFDD; the protein is encoded by the exons atggacgccgccgccgccatggccgccggcggcggggaggaggaggaggacaaggCGCGCATGGAGGCCGTCGCCGACAAGCTCCAGACCCGAGACGC GATACGGCTGTACAACTGGGTGTCGCACCGGTGCTTCTCCGACTGCGTCACCACCTTCTACCGGCGAACCCTCGGCAAGAAGGAGGAGGACTGCGTCAGGTCCTGCGTCCGcaagttcctcctcctctcctccgcctccgccgcccgcttcGCCCACCTCGCCGACCCCTCATCCGCCTTCGACGACTGA